The proteins below are encoded in one region of Ricinus communis isolate WT05 ecotype wild-type chromosome 6, ASM1957865v1, whole genome shotgun sequence:
- the LOC8287695 gene encoding putative disease resistance RPP13-like protein 1 — protein MEIALAVGGALLSPAFQVLLDKLTSMDLLNYARQGHVLDELKKWDRLLNKIYAFLDDAEEKQMTNQSVKVWVSELRHLAYDVEDILDEFDTEARRRRLLAEATPSTSNLRKFIPACCVGMIPRTVKFNAEVISMMEKITIRLEDIIREKDVLHLEEGTRGRISRVRERSATTCLVNEAQVYGREEDKEAVLRLLKGKTRSSEISVIPIVGMGGIGKTTLAQLVFNDTTLEFDFKAWVSVGEDFNVSKITKIILQSKDCDSEDLNSLQVRLKEKLSRNKFLIVLDDVWTENYDDWTLFRGPFEAGAPGSRIIITTRSEGVSSKMGTTPAYYLQKLSFDDCLSIFVYHALGTRKFDEYWDLEEIGAEIAKKCQGLPLAAKTLGGLLRGKPNLNAWIEVLESKIWDLPEDNGILPPLRLSYHHLPSHLKRCFAHCAIFPKDYKFHWHDLVLLWMAEGLLQQSKTKKKMEDIGLDYFNQLLSRSLFEECSGGFFGMHNLITDLAHSVAGETFIDLVDDLGGSQLYADFDKVRNLTYTKWLEISQRLEVLCKLKRLRTLIVLDLYREKIDVELNILLPELKCLRVLSLEHASITQLPNSIGRLNHLRFLNLAYAGIKWLPESVCALLNLHMLVLNWCFNLTTLPQGIKYLINLHFLEITETARLQEMPVGVGNLTCLQVLTKFIVGKGDGLRLRELKDLLYLQGELSLQGLHNVVDIEDAKVANLKDKHGLNTLEMRWRDDFNDSRSEREETLVLDSLQPPTHLEILTIAFFGGTSFPIWLGEHSFVKLVQVDLISCMKSMSLPSLGRLPSLRRLSIKNAESVRTVGVEFYGDDLRSWKPFQSLESLQFQNMTDWEHWTCSAINFPRLHHLELRNCPKLMGELPKHLPSLENLHIVACPQLKDSLTSLPSLSTLEIENCSQVVLGKVFNIQHITSLQLCGISGLACLEKRLMWEVKALKVLKVEDCSDLSVLWEDGCRTQELSCLKRVLITKCLNLKVLASGDQGFPCNLEFLILDECKNLEKLTNELYNLASFAHLRIGNCPKLKFPATGLPQTLTYLKFEDSHKQGYLMYGDELNDPGHIYWYSSGISTYEPSQEEGKMLIYISDLLQLESLLQSLVCSNIKHISIPVCQNVKCFTDFKHSLLHLTGLTITSCCRKEMPTAMSEWGLSSLSSLQRLEINRVEMVSFPDDDGRLLPTSLKHLLISEVDNLQSISKGILNLTSLKILNIHSCKSISSLPKEGLPVSLQTLDISYCPSLEHYLEEKGNYWSIISQIPERRMLFGENPFVCVIQ, from the coding sequence ATGGAGATCGCGCTTGCCGTTGGAGGTGCTCTTCTTTCACCTGCTTTTCAGGTGTTGCTCGACAAGTTGACGTCCATGGACTTGCTCAACTACGCACGCCAAGGTCATGTCCTGGACGAACTCAAGAAATGGGATAGATTGCTGAACAAAATTTATGCTTTTCTTGATGATGCAGAGGAGAAGCAGATGACAAATCAGTCGGTGAAAGTCTGGGTCAGCGAGCTTAGACACTTAGCTTATGATGTTGAAGACATACTTGATGAGTTTGACACCGAAGCTCGGCGACGCAGGCTCCTGGCGGAAGCCACACCCAGTACAAGTAATTTGAGGAAATTCATTCCTGCTTGTTGTGTTGGGATGATTCCAAGAACTGTTAAGTTCAACGCTGAGGTGATTTCAATGATGGAGAAAATTACTATTAGGTTAGAGGATATCATAAGAGAAAAGGATGTCCTGCATTTGGAAGAGGGTACACGAGGAAGGATCAGCCGAGTAAGAGAAAGATCTGCCACAACCTGTTTGGTGAATGAAGCTCAGGTTTATGGCAGGGAGGAAGACAAAGAGGCAGTACTTAGACTGCTGAAAGGAAAAACTAGAAGCTCGGAAATCTCTGTCATTCCAATAGTTGGCATGGGGGGCATCGGTAAAACCACCCTTGCTCAGCTTGTCTTCAATGATACTACGCTGGAGTTTGACTTCAAAGCTTGGGTTTCGGTTGGTGAAGATTTCAACGTTTCCAAGATAACCAAAATAATCCTTCAATCAAAAGATTGTGATAGTGAAGATCTAAATTCACTCCAAGTGAGACTGAAGGAGAAGCTGTCCAGAAACAAGTTTCTAATCGTCCTGGATGATGTTTGGACAGAAAATTATGATGACTGGACACTGTTTCGAGGTCCTTTTGAAGCAGGGGCACCAGGAAGCAGGATTATCATTACAACTCGGAGTGAAGGTGTGTCATCAAAGATGGGTACGACTCCAGCATATTATCTGCAGAAGTTGTCATTTGATGACTGCTTGTCAATATTTGTTTATCACGCTTTGggaacaagaaagtttgatgaATACTGGGACTTGGAAGAAATAGGTGCAGAAATTGCCAAAAAGTGTCAAGGATTGCCTTTGGCAGCTAAGACACTAGGTGGGCTTTTGAGGGGTAAACCGAATTTGAATGCTTGGATAGAAGTGTTGGAAAGTAAAATCTGGGATCTACCTGAGGATAATGGTATTCTTCCACCCCTAAGGCTGAGCTATCATCACCTTCCTTCCCACTTGAAACGATGCTTCGCGCATTGTGCAATATTTCCTAAAGATTACAAATTTCATTGGCATGACTTGGTTCTTTTATGGATGGCTGAAGGCTTATTGCAGCAGtcaaaaacaaagaagaaaatggaggACATAGGGCTGGACTATTTCAATCAATTGTTATCAAGATCATTATTTGAAGAGTGTAGTGGGGGATTTTTTGGGATGCATAATCTCATAACTGATTTAGCTCATTCTGTAGCAGGAGAAACATTCATTGACTTAGTGGATGATTTGGGTGGTAGCCAACTATATGCAGATTTTGATAAGGTTCGCAATTTGACTTACACTAAGTGGTTAGAGATCTCGCAGAGATTAGAAGTGCTGTGTAAACTGAAGCGCTTAAGAACATTAATTGTACTTGATCTATACCGTGAAAAGATAGATGTGGAGTTGAACATCTTGCTACCTGAACTAAAGTGCCTCAGAGTGCTATCTCTTGAACATGCTAGCATTACCCAATTGCCAAACTCAATCGGTAGATTGAACCATTTGCGATTTCTGAACTTGGCGTATGCAGGCATCAAGTGGTTACCTGAATCAGTATGTGCACTTCTCAACTTGCATATGCTGGTATTGAATTGGTGCTTCAATTTGACAACATTGCCTCAaggaatcaaatatttaattaatctgcACTTTCTTGAAATTACGGAGACAGCGAGATTACAAGAAATGCCAGTAGGGGTAGGTAACCTAACCTGTCTTCAGGTATTGACGAAGTTTATTGTGGGAAAAGGTGATGGTCTGAGGCTACGGGAGTTAAAGGACTTGTTGTATCTTCAGGGGGAACTTTCTTTACAAGGGCTTCACAATGTGGTGGATATTGAAGATGCGAAGGTTGCTAATTTGAAGGATAAGCATGGCCTTAATACGTTAGAGATGCGTTGGAGGGACGACTTCAATGATTCACGAAGTGAAAGGGAAGAAACACTGGTGCTTGACTCGCTGCAACCTCCGACACATCTGGAAATTCTTACAATTGCTTTCTTTGGTGGCACAAGCTTCCCAATATGGCTGGGGGAGCACTCATTTGTGAAACTGGTGCAGGTGGATCTTATCAGCTGCATGAAAAGCATGTCATTGCCATCGCTTGGTCGACTACCCTCACTTAGAAGGTTATCCATAAAAAACGCAGAAAGTGTTAGAACTGTTGGCGTGGAGTTTTATGGAGATGACTTGCGTTCTTGGAAGCCTTTTCAGTCTCTTGAAAGTCTGCAGTTCCAGAACATGACAGATTGGGAGCACTGGACTTGCAGTGCCATAAATTTCCCTCGTCTCCATCACCTTGAGCTACGGAATTGTCCCAAATTGATGGGAGAATTACCTAAACATCTCCCATCCCTTGAAAATCTTCATATTGTTGCATGCCCGCAGTTGAAAGATTCACTTACAAGTCTACCATCTCTTTCTACactagaaatagaaaattgtAGTCAGGTAGTTCTTGGAAAAGTGTTTAATATTCAGCATATCACATCCTTGCAGTTGTGTGGAATTTCAGGGCTGGCTTGCTTAGAGAAAAGGCTTATGTGGGAAGTGAAAGCACTCAAAGTTCTAAAGGTAGAAGATTGCTCTGACCTATCAGTTCTATGGGAAGATGGATGTCGGACACAGGAGCTGAGTTGTCTGAAGCGTGTACTGATTACAAAATGTCTAAACCTTAAAGTCCTCGCCAGTGGTGATCAAGGTTTCCCTTGCAATCTCGAGTTTTTGATATTGGATGAGTGTAAGAACCTGGAGAAACTGACAAACGAGCTATACAACCTTGCATCTTTTGCACATTTAAGAATCGGAAATTGTCCAAAACTTAAATTCCCAGCAACTGGCTTACCACAAACATTAACGTACCTTAAGTTTGAAGATTCTCATAAGCAAGGTTATCTTATGTATGGAGATGAACTAAATGATCCCGGACACATATATTGGTATAGTTCTGGGATATCTACATACGAACCCTCTCAAGAAGAAGGAAAGATGCTCATCTatatttcagatttattgcaaTTGGAGTCGCTCTTGCAGAGCTTGGTTTGCAGTAATATCAAACACATCTCTATTCCAGTCTGTCAAAATGTCAAATGCTTTACAGATTTCAAGCACAGCCTCCTTCATCTCACAGGACTGACCATAACCAGTTGTTGTCGTAAGGAAATGCCTACTGCAATGTCAGAGTGGGGACTATCTAGTCTCTCTTCTCTTCAACGTCTTGAGATTAATAGGGTAGAAATGGTTTCATTTCCTGATGATGACGGCCGCCTACTTCCCACATCCTTGAAGCATCTCCTTATCAGCGAAGTTGACAATCTGCAGTCCATATCCAAGGGGATCCTAAATCTCACCTCCCTTAAAATACTGAATATCCATTCCTGCAAAAGTATTTCATCCTTGCCAAAGGAGGGCCTGCCAGTTTCACTTCAAACACTAGACATATCTTACTGTCCTTCCTTAGAGCATTACTTAGAAGAGAAAGGCAACTATTGGTCCATCATTTCCCAGATTCCAGAAAGACGTATGCTTTTTGGGGAAAATCCTTTCGTGTGTGTAATTCAGTAA